The sequence ACGCGGATTCGGGGCCGTTTTGTGCCATGCGGCAGGCCGGGCCCCGGTCCCCGCTAACGGTTCCAGGCTGAAGCCATGGCCTCAGCGGACGAACGTCACCCTCCGAGAGGCGGTCTCACTGCCTCTCGAGACGTTGATGAGGTACACCCCCGACGATACGCGCCGCCCCCGGTCGTCGCGCCCGTCCCAGACCACCATGTTCGCGCCCGCCGACGCCTCGCCGTCCATGAGCGTGCGCACCCGCCGCCCGTCGAGTTGGAAGACTTCGACCCGCACGTGTCCGGCGGCAGTCAGGTCCAGCGCCAGGCGTGTCGAATTCCCGAATGGGCTGGGCGTTGGCGGGGAAAGCGTGAGCAGCGCCCCCGTCACGCCCGGTTGCAGGTCAGTAACGCCCGATGGCTGGGCAGCCGCGGCGATCGCCCAGCCATCGACCGAGACGCCGGCAAAGACGTTGACGTAGCGCACGGAACGGATGATCGGCGTCGGCGAGACCACACCCTTGAAGTCGACGAACAGGCTTAAGTGGATGATGTCCGCCGTCGTCACGTCCGCGAGCACGTTTCCCGTTCCGTTCGGCCCGTCGTACACGAGAAACCGATCCGCGTCGTTGGGGCGCAAACTGGTTGCGAAGGGCCCGATGATCGACGTGCTGCCGAATCCCGTCAGCGGTTCGCTGAAATTCAGGATCAGGTCACCGTCGGGAAGCCCTTCGGAGATGTATTCCCCGATGTAATCCCCGGGATCGACGGCCCAATCGTTGGGCAACCGATAGTGGTCCCAGGACGACGAAGCCAAGCTGATGCAACCGACCTGGTAGTTGTCCTCAACCACTTCGCTGTAATAGGACACCGTGACCAGGTGGCCGCCGCCGGTGTCGATGACGAAGGGGGCATGGTAGTGGGCGCCGCACGGAGACGCATGCACGATGTTGTTGAAGACCGCATTGGGTATCGCGGAGAAAGCGTCGACAATCGTGATCTGGGCTGGCGAGGTTGCCGGAAGTGTCACTCCCAGCACGAGGATGATACACGCAGTTTCGAGACGACGCATGGTTGGCCTCCTCTGAAGACGATGCTGACCGGCACGGCGGCCGTCCGGGGCCCGAGCCGGCATCAAGCGGGAGTTGACCGGCTCCCAGAACGGGCGTTGATTGGCGACCGATTCCGAGGCAGATCGGCACAACTCACCTGTAGAGCCCCTTGATCGCGCCCCAGGTCTGAGTCTCCTCGCCCACGACATCGGTGCATTCGGCGGCCACGTTGTCGACGAACACGCTCCAACTGCCGAAGCTGCCAAGGGTGATGGTGTTCGCACTCAGCCTCCAGAACGTGGTTGCCGCAGGGCACCGCCAGCGGAATGGTCTGCCAGACTGGGTTCTCCGCGGCATGGGTTGCAGAGTAGGCAACTGTGTTGTCGATCTCGATGGTGACCTGAACCGCGGCACCGCCCAACACGTAGTATTGATAGTCCAGCGTGACGGCGCAGGAACTCGTGCCGTGCGAGGATCCGCAGGTAAATGCCTGTTCGAGGGAGGCGCCGCCGCCGCCCCAGTTGTAAAAGATGTACGCCGCGCCCCCGGGGTTGCCGTTGGAGGGATGATGGGACACCGTCGGCCCCGTGGAGGACGTGGTCCAGGACGCCAGCGAAGTCGTGAAGTCGCCGTTGAGGATTTGGGCGGAAACAGGTGCGGCACACAGAACAGCGAGTGCAAAAGACAGCAGCATGCGGCGCATGGGGGCCTCCCGGTTGCAGTCGTAATCCCGATCGATGCACTATGAATTCTAGCATTCATCATCGGAGGGATTCAATCCCCAATCGCATGCCTGATATCAATTGGAGCCTTGGGGGGGCCCCGGGGGCCTTCCTGTGTGCCCGGTGGTCCGTTTCGGCCCCGACTCGCGTCGTGCCCTGGGAAGTCCCCCAGCCATCCGCTTGCGCATTGTGGGGCAACGAGTTGGGCCGATGGTGGTCCGCCTTTTCGGGGTTCCACAGGCCGCTCTGCGCGGCTCCGCCGTGGCCGTCTGGTAGGAAATCTACCGGCCCCGGTGCCCGCTGCTGACCGGCAACCCGCCCTTTCGAATTGAATTATTGGTAGGCACAGGTCATCGAGTCGCAGTGCGCGAAGGCACCGCCGGCGAATGTCACCAGAATTCCCGTCAGCAAGAAACCTATCCGCCGCAATGATCTGCTCCACAGTTTCCATTTCTTGGTTCACGCTGCCGTTCTCTTCATGCCATACCGCCGGCCGTGGCCAACAGCCACGTCTCAAGATTCGCAGAGCGGTTGCGTACCGCCCTTGTTATCGAGCAGGTCCGAGATGGTCGTGGACGCGAACGCCTTCTCGGTGCGGGCCAAATCGTCATCCAGCTTCCGGTGCAGCGCGCACAGGTTCGAACCGTGACTTGCCAGACCCAACGGACACGATTGGATCCTCTGCAGAGGGTCCACCGCGTTGACCACGTCGAGGACACGGATATCCTCGGATTTCCGTGCCAGGCGAAATCCCCCGCCTCGTCCCGGACTCGAAATCACCAGACCGGCGCGGGTGAGTTTCTGGAGTACCTTGGACAGGTAGCCGCTCGGCACCTGGATGGCCTCCGAAATCTTCTTCGTGCCTTGCAACTCATCGGGCTGGCGAGCAAGCCAAACCACTGCGCGCAGGGCGTATTCCGTCGTCTGGGAGATCATCATGACTCTTCACCTCTCGCCGTCCAATGTAGTTTATTTATACCTTGACGTCCAGGTTTATGTAAGTATTTTATCTTGTACACGTATGTCCCGGTTTAATTCCGGTATGCCGAAGGCGGCAACCCGACAGGAGGGCAAGGCATGGAGATCTCGATCGAACGCACCGTAGGCGATCTCGCTGCGGAAGCGATCCACCGGACCAGGGTCTTTGAGACCTACGGCATCGACTACTGTTGCGGAGGCAAGACGCCCCTGGCGGAAGCATGCCGAATAGCAGGCTGCACAGCTGATGAGGTGGTGGCCGCCCTCGTTGCGGCCGACCGGAACGCCGCCGGAAGC comes from bacterium and encodes:
- a CDS encoding Rrf2 family transcriptional regulator, with the protein product MISQTTEYALRAVVWLARQPDELQGTKKISEAIQVPSGYLSKVLQKLTRAGLVISSPGRGGGFRLARKSEDIRVLDVVNAVDPLQRIQSCPLGLASHGSNLCALHRKLDDDLARTEKAFASTTISDLLDNKGGTQPLCES